The window TACCGTATTAGGTATCAGGGAATCTATATTTATGAGCATACTGCCCTTATAAGCACCTATTAATGAATATCTTGTTTTTCTTTTTTCGCCGAAAGCTTCCTCTAAAACTACCTCTGTGCCCTTTTTTAATATTTCCCTGCACCTTCCGGTATTTTTTACATGAACAACTTCTTCATTGCCGTCTATAACAACCCTTGCAATAAACCTGTTTGGTCTTTCCAAGAAAATTCCTTTTACCACTTTTCTATATTTCATCATTCTCTCCTCTATATAAAAACATTCAAATTATATATACCCTGTGAAGGGTAATTAATTCAATAAAAGAAAAAGTCAGAAAATAGCCACATAACTGTGGTTTATAATTGGAATTCACAATAAAAACAAGACACTAAAAAAGGCTTTAATCATATATGGCTATTATAGCACAATAAAGAACTCCTGATCTGCTCCATCAATTCCAGTAAAATCTGTATGAGAGTAGGATACTGGCTTGAAAAACAATTCAAGATTTTTCTAGATATCAGGAATTTTGCTGTTAACTACTTTGAATTTTTGCGTCAATCAGCCTATCGAACATATTTTCTATTTATTCTGAATAATAATCCCATTTTCAATCAAATTTATCATGGTTTTTGCATTAATTTTATCAACAATTGAGTTATAACCATTGTTTAATTCTTTTAAAACAAGGAATTTATCTGACAAATACTGAAGCTCGCTTATGTCACCATTATCATATTTAGTCTTCAAAACATCCAATTGGCGATTTAAAATACCCTTACGTTCCTGAGTTGTAGAATAAGAAATAAGTCCCTGTTTAAAAATATTATACTGTTGTTCAACATAGGTATCAATTTGCTGTTTTAATACATTTGCATCCGCTTGAAGCTTAGATCGTTCAGATACTGCTGTCCCATATGAAGGATCACTTTCACCGACACATGTCCTTAGGCTTGAAACCAAGCTGCTATGAAACCCAATATATGCATTTGTTTGAAGCAGTCCGATATTATTATCCTCGCATTTCTTCCTAAGAGTTGCTAAAGAATAGGTGTCCGAACCATCAACCGTAGATGGAATGCTAAACGAAGGGTCAAACTGTACAGCTGTAGTCTCATTAAGCCTTGATTTTAGAGCATTTTTACCCTCATCAATACTTTGATTAAGGCTTATAATTATGTCCTGCACAATTTTCTTCCTGCAATTCAAGTCATCAACAGCAAGCTGTGTTGAATCTCCTTGATTCAGCTTCTCCTGTTCAACAGATATCTGCTTATTTACAACCTCCAGTTCGCTTTGAGCCAATAAAAGCTGTTTTATTGACAGGCATACATTATAATACTCAACCTGCAATTGATATTTTTCTACCATCTGCTGTTGTTCTTTTTTCTTAGGATACCAGGTTTTATCATGATTCAATCTATCAAGCTGATTTTGTAATAACGCTGTTTGCTTTCGACTGTCATTATACTGTTTAATTGTTTCACTATAGCGGGACTCAAGAACCTGATGCTCGCTGTCAACAACCTGAACATTCAGATTGCTGTTATCAACGTATCCCTTAAGGTCATCAAGGGATTTATTGGTGTAGATTCTGCCCGCAGCATATACACCTGTTGCTGCAATGCCCAACATAACTAATACAGTAATTGAAACAAAACGCTTATTTTTAACCACATTCATCTGTCCTTTCAATCAATGAGATTTATCTTTTCAAGAAGCCACCACAATATTTTTCGTGATTTTGTTACAACCCGGGCTTCACACACCATTCCAACCTTAACTTGGGCTTTGACTCCTTTGTAGCTTTCAAGTTCAGTTTTATCCACAGTAGCTTCTACCATATAGAAATTTGATCCTGATTCCTTATCTACTCTGGCATCCGTACCAATCCTTTTCACAATGCCCTCCACCTCACCATACTCTCGGTATGGAAGTGCAAGGAAATGGTATTTAATTCTTTGCCCCTCTTTAATGCTTGCGATATCTTTATTTGATACCATTAGTTGAATCTTGTATTGGGTGCTTGTATATGGAACAATCGCTGCGATATCAATTCCATTTTGAATCAAATCCCCGCGGTTTATTTCCGTATATAGGTTTACTATACCATCAATAGGAGAAGTTACAATAGCTTCTTTTAAATTCAGTTCAAGGTTTTTTAATTCACTTTTTGCCTTATCAAGGTTCATTCTATTTGCGGACAGGCCATCTTCAATTTGACCAAGCGTATCAAGATGCAACTTTTCAATCACCAGTTCTGTGTTTTGGCTCTTACCGTTGTATGCATCAAGGCTTGTCTTCCATTTTGATATTGAATTGGTAAGCTCGCCAACGCTCTCCTCTGATTGCTTGATTGAATCCTGCAAATTCATAACAAATTCATTTTTGAATTTATCTGCATCCAGCTTTGCAAGTTCCATTTGATTTTTTGCATCCTCCAGTTCCTTTCTCGCTACACCACCTGCATCATAAAGCTTTTTAATCCTCTCATAAGTATCTCTTTTTTGCTCATATAGTGAGTTCAATCGGTTGATATTAAATTCATAATCCTCATATCTCCTTTGATACTCAGTATTGCCTTTATCAAACAGGTTCTTATTCTTCTCGACCGAAACAAGCATAGTCTCTAGGTTTTTTAAAACGTCTTTTGTGTTTTTCAGCTTGACCTCTACCATTTTCATTGAAGATTTTGCATCACCTTTTAACTGCATCAGGTCAAGCTTGGAGTTATTCAGCTGCTCCACATTCGTTTTCCTATCAGTCATATACTTCTGAAATTGGTTATAATAATCAACCTCATCAGCATTGACCGGATCAAAAAAGTTTTTCTCTTCCAGTACGCTTTTTTTGAACTTCTGAAGATTTTTGTTTTCCTTTTCAAGCCTTGAAACTAACTTTACTTTCTCATCCTTATCAAGAAGAATTCCATTGGCCTCAATGGTATAAAGCACATCGCCTTTTTTGACTCGCATTCCTTCTTCAATGTTAACCTTTTCTACTCGTCCGGCTATAGCATTCCTTATTGTGCTTATCCTTTCTCCTGGTCTTACTGCACCGTTTGCCTTGACATAGTCATCTATTTCTCCAAAGTATGCCCAAATCAACGCTGCACCGATAATGGCAAAAAGTATATATACAAACCATGCCATGAAAAAGTGAGGTTTTGCTTCTAGCATTTCCCTGCTGTCAGACATATCCTTTATGTCTTGTATGTAAGTTTTCATTCTCCATCACCTTCCTTTGCCGCTGCAGACTCAAAAACTCCTTGGACAAATGGAACGAAGGAATTTAAAGAAATTCCTGTTTCCTTTTTTATATACTTTTCAGATAGTTCTGGCAATTGTTCCGTCCAAAGCTCATAGTACAAACCCTTTTTATTCATCAGTTCTTTATGTGTTCCACTTTCCACAAATTCTCCTTTATCCATAACATAAATTTTGTCGCACCTCATTATGGTGGAAAGTCTATGGGCAATTATAAGGGTGGTAACGCCATGAGTATGTTCGTTGATAGTCTTTTCTATAGCTTTTTCCGTTAAGGAGTCAAGGTTGCTTGTGGCTTCGTCCATTATCAGTATATCAGGCTTTTTTAGAAGTGCACGCGTTATAGCTAGTCTTTGCTTTTGACCACCTGATAGGTTGGAACCGTTTTCCTCCAACATAGTTTCATATCTTAAAGGCATCTGGTTAATAAAATCATGTGCCTTTGCCATTTTTGCAGATTCAATAACAGTTTCCATATCCGGGTTTTCTATACCAAGAGTAAGGTTCTCATATATGGTGCCACTAAAAAGAAAAATATCCTGAGAAATATATGCAATGCGTTCACGCAGATAATTCATGTTTATATCCTTGACATTGTAACCATTGATAAGTATTTCTCCTTTTTCCCATTTATAAAGGTTCAACAACAGCTTTACCAAGGTTGTTTTACCGGAGCCGCTTTCACCAACAAAGGCGATTTTTTCCCCGCTATTTATTTTAAGATTAATATTTTTCAAAACTAACTGACGAGTGCCATAACGAAAATCCAACTCTTTAAATTCTATCAGTCCTTTAAGTGTACTTGGTGCTATTTTTTTGTCTTCGCTTTCACTCTTCTCAAGTTCCAAATCCAATATTTCTCCCAATCTGTCAGAAGCAACTATGGCCGTCTGCATCATTGGCTGGAGGTTAATCAGATTTTTTATCGGATCAAGAAAATACGCTAGAAGTGCATTAAATGCCAATAGCTGGCCAACCGACATATCTCCCTTTATAACACTATACGCTCCTGCCCAAAGGATTACAATCCCTCCGATCGATGCTACAAATCCAGTCAGCGAATTTTCAAGGTTATTTATCCACCCACCTTTAAAAATGCTTTTCAAAAGCTTTATAAACTTTTTCTCTGTCTCAATATTTGCCTTGCGTTCAGCATTAAAGGTTTTGACAGTTTCAATACCATTTAAGGACTCAACCAGATATGATGTAAGCTGTGCATTGTTTTCCATCTGTACCCGATTTATATTTCTTATTGGCTTGTTAAAGGAAAATACAATAACGGCATAG is drawn from Pseudobacteroides sp. and contains these coding sequences:
- a CDS encoding HlyD family efflux transporter periplasmic adaptor subunit produces the protein MKTYIQDIKDMSDSREMLEAKPHFFMAWFVYILFAIIGAALIWAYFGEIDDYVKANGAVRPGERISTIRNAIAGRVEKVNIEEGMRVKKGDVLYTIEANGILLDKDEKVKLVSRLEKENKNLQKFKKSVLEEKNFFDPVNADEVDYYNQFQKYMTDRKTNVEQLNNSKLDLMQLKGDAKSSMKMVEVKLKNTKDVLKNLETMLVSVEKNKNLFDKGNTEYQRRYEDYEFNINRLNSLYEQKRDTYERIKKLYDAGGVARKELEDAKNQMELAKLDADKFKNEFVMNLQDSIKQSEESVGELTNSISKWKTSLDAYNGKSQNTELVIEKLHLDTLGQIEDGLSANRMNLDKAKSELKNLELNLKEAIVTSPIDGIVNLYTEINRGDLIQNGIDIAAIVPYTSTQYKIQLMVSNKDIASIKEGQRIKYHFLALPYREYGEVEGIVKRIGTDARVDKESGSNFYMVEATVDKTELESYKGVKAQVKVGMVCEARVVTKSRKILWWLLEKINLID
- a CDS encoding peptidase domain-containing ABC transporter; this translates as MIFKKYYCIKQYDTADCGAACLATISKQYGLKIPITKIREVAGTDKQGTNAYGLIKAAEQLGFTSKAVRGNQEAFFSEFPLPAIAHVVVGGSLLHYVVIHKITKKQVIVADPGKGIVKCTPEDFFKVWTGVLILLAPSAQFKKGNETKGIFSRFSGLLAPQKKLIINIFLASLIYTILGILSSFYFKFMMDDILPNNLMNTLHIVSVGIILLSIFKLLLNAFRSHLLLYLSQKLDISLILGYYSHVLQLPMNFFGTRKVGEIISRFMDASKVREAISGATLTIMIDTLMAIAGGIILYSQSSFLFAIAFIMVIVYAVIVFSFNKPIRNINRVQMENNAQLTSYLVESLNGIETVKTFNAERKANIETEKKFIKLLKSIFKGGWINNLENSLTGFVASIGGIVILWAGAYSVIKGDMSVGQLLAFNALLAYFLDPIKNLINLQPMMQTAIVASDRLGEILDLELEKSESEDKKIAPSTLKGLIEFKELDFRYGTRQLVLKNINLKINSGEKIAFVGESGSGKTTLVKLLLNLYKWEKGEILINGYNVKDINMNYLRERIAYISQDIFLFSGTIYENLTLGIENPDMETVIESAKMAKAHDFINQMPLRYETMLEENGSNLSGGQKQRLAITRALLKKPDILIMDEATSNLDSLTEKAIEKTINEHTHGVTTLIIAHRLSTIMRCDKIYVMDKGEFVESGTHKELMNKKGLYYELWTEQLPELSEKYIKKETGISLNSFVPFVQGVFESAAAKEGDGE